A window from Patescibacteria group bacterium encodes these proteins:
- a CDS encoding SET domain-containing protein: MLLVRTKIGKSKIHGTGLFADEDIPKGLVIWRYFPNLDIALSIKEVLKLPVVAQNYIYKHAWLSKKLNKYILSFDNDRFANHSEEYNVGEKPTDAEDEPSAIALRSISKGEEITFNYQDIDSDHKRKLLSGEKDSKEAKILKASAVLR, encoded by the coding sequence ATGCTTTTGGTGAGAACAAAAATAGGGAAAAGTAAGATCCATGGAACCGGCTTGTTTGCCGACGAGGATATACCTAAAGGCCTAGTCATTTGGAGATATTTTCCAAATCTGGATATTGCGTTGAGTATCAAGGAGGTTCTGAAACTGCCGGTTGTTGCTCAAAATTATATATATAAGCACGCATGGCTCAGCAAAAAACTCAATAAATATATTTTGAGTTTTGATAATGATCGATTTGCCAACCATTCAGAGGAATACAATGTCGGCGAAAAGCCCACCGACGCGGAAGACGAGCCATCCGCTATTGCGTTAAGGAGCATAAGTAAAGGGGAGGAAATAACTTTCAATTATCAAGATATTGATTCTGATCATAAAAGGAAACTTCTATCGGGAGAAAAAGATTCAAAGGAAGCAAAAATATTAAAGGCGTCTGCCGTTTTACGGTAA
- a CDS encoding HAD family phosphatase, with translation MKKVAIFDVDGTIFRSSLLIEVVDVLIEEGLFPPEARKRYDDEYKRWLDRKGDYQDYIGMVVGTFIEYLKGVHYADFMHAAEIVLHRHQDRVYRYTRDLVKELKRKNYYLLAISQSPKSILEGFCKALGFDKVYGRLYEIGAESRFTGNIIDEHLIANKANIVRRAVEKEGLSLEGSIGVGDTEGDIPFLELVETPICFNPNSELYRYARINGWKVVVERKDVIYEL, from the coding sequence ATGAAGAAGGTAGCAATTTTTGATGTTGACGGCACGATCTTCCGTTCCAGTCTTCTGATTGAAGTGGTGGATGTGCTTATTGAAGAAGGTTTGTTTCCTCCCGAGGCACGCAAACGCTATGATGACGAGTATAAGCGTTGGCTTGATCGCAAAGGCGACTATCAAGATTATATCGGCATGGTAGTAGGAACATTCATAGAGTATCTCAAGGGAGTACACTACGCAGATTTCATGCATGCCGCGGAAATTGTCCTCCATCGTCATCAGGATCGTGTCTATCGCTATACGCGTGATCTCGTCAAAGAACTAAAAAGAAAAAATTATTATCTGCTTGCCATATCGCAGTCTCCCAAATCAATTCTGGAAGGATTTTGTAAGGCACTTGGTTTTGATAAGGTGTACGGCCGGCTTTATGAGATCGGCGCGGAGAGCCGGTTTACCGGAAATATTATTGATGAACACTTGATCGCCAATAAGGCAAACATTGTGCGCCGCGCGGTTGAGAAAGAGGGGCTCTCACTGGAAGGATCAATCGGTGTTGGCGATACGGAAGGGGACATTCCTTTTTTAGAGCTTGTGGAGACGCCAATCTGTTTTAATCCAAACAGCGAGCTGTATCGCTACGCGCGAATCAATGGATGGAAAGTGGTTGTGGAGCGAAAGGATGTTATTTATGAGTTATAG
- a CDS encoding DUF4038 domain-containing protein, producing MSSRFFLASLILSAFFSPAFVGAATVSDIELRIASLLSQLQILQGELQNLKSGEAALSATYVSSSSSITPFTTTLGKGSEGSDVTKLQQYLAKDPALYPEGTISGYFGSLTEAAVKRFQQKHNIVSSGTPTTTGYGVLGPKTRTALNALLATPTPASTDASQGGPTSTPLYTPNTPNRSPNLSVTGDRIVFLPNSASLSGIATDDGKPASTLAYFWKKASGPGTVTFSSLTTKDTAASFSAPGDYQITLTVSDGDLFATYTIAVSVKAAALTPIPVTPPATTTSDALTSPWTLTDIGNPAPLGNISYTNNIFTLKAGGVDIWNTADQFSFISQPVTGDKEIIARVNSLTNTDPWAKAGVMIRDSLSAGSPHAMMIVTPTSGLAFQRRVTQGGISSSLDLSSAGTAPQYVRLVRNGNTISAYYGNSPTGPWTFTERVNVAMTGTDYIGLVVVSSIQGIPATAVFSNVSVATPPPATPAPLVPTLTFSTNPTTITAGQNATLTWSATNATSCSASGSWSGTKATSGNQTVTPAQTATYTLACTGAGGNVTKSVTVSVGGGETVTQWAPHVLSFTSAQTLSWSSFPVQATFTHPQSGTSLTLDGYWDGGNTWRVRFAPTRTGTWEWTTSSNDIGLNSKSGTLNAVAPSANEISGNPNYRGHVKVNGRYFTYADGTPYFLLGDTNWNMVSSNTTPGDELDRWIADRKGKGFTAVMTRFMSDREFPGEGGKLPFYGGGRIDVNDAYFRDVDERVLYIWGQGLVVMGHPDWIMGGTALTLDEGINISRYMLARYGAYNIIWSLTGEFQYAAENNNHWFWNNYADTRALGNAVKAHNPYGHPVSIHPGGCGGDSASTLGGCGGSSSYFHNEGWLDHNWIQTHFTWEAIPGTMREAYDRSPAKPVIQAEPCYEGAPSGWSPWYGNRGACTTYLARMQGWISMLSGAIGYVYGAQGLYYGDDWNALSLPGSTAIGHMKNLFTALPQWWLMTPTVDCVRINGSNPVSTDMSHPRCAGVSGVWYAAYLPQDVNGTVQLRNIVTGTYRARWFNPRSGEYTTINNSLSASGLWTIPARPDSNDWVVVIDK from the coding sequence ATGTCTTCGCGATTTTTTTTAGCATCCCTCATTCTCTCTGCTTTCTTTTCCCCCGCTTTCGTCGGCGCCGCCACCGTCTCCGACATTGAATTGCGTATCGCTTCGCTCCTTTCCCAACTGCAGATACTTCAGGGCGAATTACAGAATTTGAAATCAGGAGAAGCCGCACTATCCGCCACTTACGTTTCCTCGTCATCATCCATTACTCCTTTTACCACCACGCTCGGCAAGGGAAGCGAGGGAAGCGATGTCACTAAACTCCAGCAATATCTCGCGAAAGACCCCGCTCTCTATCCCGAAGGAACAATCTCCGGCTACTTTGGCTCCTTGACCGAAGCCGCCGTCAAGCGTTTTCAGCAAAAACATAACATCGTCTCTTCAGGCACGCCAACCACCACGGGTTATGGCGTACTCGGACCCAAGACGAGAACGGCACTGAATGCACTTCTTGCCACCCCAACGCCTGCCTCGACTGACGCGAGTCAAGGCGGGCCAACCTCCACCCCGTTATATACTCCCAATACTCCCAACCGCTCACCCAACCTCTCTGTCACCGGAGACCGCATCGTATTTCTTCCCAACAGCGCATCGCTCTCGGGCATTGCCACCGATGACGGAAAGCCCGCGAGTACTCTCGCATACTTCTGGAAAAAAGCTTCCGGTCCCGGTACCGTCACTTTTTCTTCTCTTACCACAAAAGACACCGCCGCTTCGTTTAGCGCACCCGGTGATTACCAGATCACCCTCACGGTTTCCGATGGCGACCTCTTTGCCACTTACACCATTGCCGTATCAGTCAAGGCGGCCGCCTTGACGCCAATACCCGTCACACCCCCCGCGACTACCACGAGTGACGCACTCACTTCGCCGTGGACGCTCACCGATATCGGAAACCCGGCTCCTCTGGGAAACATTTCATATACGAACAACATATTCACCCTGAAAGCGGGAGGTGTCGATATTTGGAATACGGCCGATCAATTTAGTTTTATCTCCCAACCTGTCACCGGCGACAAAGAGATCATCGCTCGCGTGAATTCTCTCACCAACACCGACCCATGGGCGAAAGCGGGCGTAATGATCCGCGATTCTCTTTCAGCCGGAAGCCCTCACGCCATGATGATCGTGACACCCACTTCAGGACTCGCATTCCAGAGGCGCGTGACACAGGGGGGTATTTCGTCATCTCTTGATCTGAGCAGCGCCGGCACCGCGCCTCAATACGTCCGCCTCGTGCGAAATGGCAATACCATCTCTGCTTATTACGGGAACTCTCCCACCGGTCCATGGACTTTCACGGAGAGGGTCAACGTCGCCATGACCGGCACCGACTACATCGGCCTCGTGGTCGTTTCCAGTATCCAAGGTATTCCCGCTACCGCAGTCTTCTCCAACGTTTCGGTTGCCACGCCACCACCTGCCACTCCGGCACCCCTCGTACCGACTCTCACATTTTCTACAAATCCCACTACTATCACTGCGGGGCAGAACGCCACGCTCACCTGGTCTGCGACAAACGCCACATCTTGCTCTGCAAGCGGCAGCTGGTCGGGTACCAAGGCAACGAGTGGAAACCAGACCGTCACCCCCGCTCAAACTGCTACGTACACACTTGCCTGCACGGGGGCGGGTGGCAATGTGACTAAATCAGTAACCGTGTCTGTGGGCGGCGGGGAAACGGTCACCCAATGGGCACCGCATGTTCTTTCGTTTACCTCTGCACAAACGTTAAGTTGGAGCAGTTTCCCGGTGCAAGCGACATTCACTCACCCGCAAAGCGGTACATCGCTTACGCTGGACGGCTATTGGGATGGAGGCAATACGTGGCGGGTGCGATTTGCACCGACACGGACGGGCACGTGGGAATGGACCACTTCTTCAAACGACATCGGTTTAAACAGTAAATCGGGAACTCTTAATGCGGTGGCGCCGTCTGCAAATGAAATTTCCGGGAATCCAAACTATCGCGGCCATGTGAAGGTCAATGGCCGATATTTCACCTACGCCGACGGGACGCCGTATTTCCTTCTTGGAGACACAAACTGGAATATGGTCAGTTCCAACACGACACCCGGAGACGAGCTTGACCGATGGATAGCGGACAGAAAGGGAAAAGGGTTCACCGCGGTGATGACGCGGTTTATGTCTGACCGAGAGTTTCCGGGTGAAGGAGGGAAACTGCCATTTTACGGCGGTGGCCGGATTGACGTAAACGACGCGTATTTCCGCGACGTGGACGAACGAGTTCTCTATATCTGGGGTCAGGGTCTGGTGGTCATGGGGCATCCCGACTGGATCATGGGCGGCACTGCGCTCACGCTTGATGAAGGCATTAATATTTCACGGTATATGCTTGCGCGATACGGCGCATACAATATCATATGGAGTTTAACGGGAGAATTTCAGTATGCGGCGGAGAACAACAATCATTGGTTCTGGAATAATTACGCGGATACCCGCGCGCTTGGTAACGCGGTGAAAGCGCACAATCCTTATGGTCATCCGGTAAGCATTCATCCGGGAGGGTGCGGGGGAGATAGCGCCTCAACTCTCGGAGGGTGCGGAGGAAGCAGTTCCTATTTCCACAATGAAGGATGGTTGGACCACAATTGGATACAAACGCATTTCACATGGGAGGCGATTCCCGGGACCATGCGGGAGGCATACGATCGTTCACCCGCAAAGCCCGTTATTCAGGCGGAGCCGTGTTATGAGGGGGCGCCGAGCGGCTGGAGCCCTTGGTATGGTAATCGTGGCGCGTGTACCACGTATCTTGCGCGTATGCAGGGGTGGATTTCCATGTTAAGCGGCGCCATTGGATATGTATATGGGGCGCAAGGACTCTATTACGGTGACGATTGGAACGCGCTCTCGCTTCCCGGTTCAACCGCGATCGGACATATGAAAAATTTATTTACTGCACTGCCACAGTGGTGGCTCATGACACCGACCGTTGATTGCGTAAGAATTAACGGTAGCAATCCTGTTTCTACCGACATGTCGCATCCGCGTTGCGCGGGAGTTTCCGGCGTATGGTATGCCGCGTATTTGCCGCAAGACGTAAACGGGACGGTGCAACTCAGAAATATCGTAACCGGCACTTATCGCGCGCGATGGTTTAATCCGAGGAGCGGTGAGTACACGACCATCAATAACTCTCTTTCAGCAAGCGGTTTGTGGACGATCCCTGCTCGTCCCGATAGCAACGATTGGGTGGTGGTTATTGATAAATAA
- a CDS encoding HD domain-containing protein, whose translation MIEGLSALKTRSLEEHNQIAGFEYSSKINRTEQERSARLIAQGGDYKAIDRELEKSRLFDEQIKRVKEQAFIGFLTPENWKMLTALELFDKGTFEHSVETYHIARNKIEKVLDGQVIIAKLIEQEGVLLEQFYRACLFHDIGKIEIPNFLINNKLTDGDWMDILCRMVCEEHNEELSRAVIKKTGLSLGALSDEQHLRAVFAEKLLRAVKLVPVKEALTGEEIEELKARGFSPDMSLSKILEAHEEASERILREAQFDIEGKLVGQHHNYKGKKIDEMEVPVATSSLCISVSLADVMHLADVQQALQQHRSYKTKQSKICMLATLAHQAELGYVSEYIAYLWINDEMKDISPEELQSEGNQADLLTIHALLDRYHAK comes from the coding sequence ATGATAGAAGGATTATCCGCATTGAAAACACGATCTCTAGAAGAACACAATCAAATTGCGGGTTTTGAATATAGCAGTAAAATCAATCGGACAGAGCAAGAGCGCTCTGCCCGATTGATTGCTCAAGGAGGGGATTATAAAGCTATTGACCGCGAATTGGAAAAAAGCAGGTTGTTTGATGAACAAATAAAGCGTGTTAAAGAACAGGCATTTATTGGTTTTTTGACGCCCGAAAACTGGAAAATGCTTACGGCTCTTGAATTATTTGATAAAGGTACCTTCGAGCATTCTGTAGAAACCTATCATATCGCCCGCAACAAAATAGAGAAAGTGCTTGATGGTCAGGTGATTATCGCCAAATTGATAGAGCAGGAAGGGGTTCTACTGGAACAGTTTTATCGCGCGTGCCTCTTTCATGATATCGGGAAAATAGAGATTCCAAATTTCCTTATAAACAACAAACTTACCGATGGAGACTGGATGGATATTCTTTGCCGAATGGTCTGCGAAGAGCATAACGAAGAGTTATCCCGCGCGGTGATCAAGAAAACAGGTCTTTCATTGGGTGCTTTGAGTGACGAACAACATTTGCGGGCGGTATTCGCGGAGAAGCTGCTTCGGGCCGTAAAATTGGTGCCGGTCAAAGAAGCGCTTACCGGTGAAGAAATTGAGGAATTGAAAGCGCGCGGGTTTTCTCCTGACATGTCGCTCTCAAAGATACTTGAGGCGCACGAAGAGGCTTCGGAGCGTATTTTGCGCGAAGCGCAGTTTGATATTGAAGGAAAACTGGTGGGACAGCATCATAACTATAAAGGGAAAAAGATAGATGAAATGGAAGTTCCTGTTGCTACCAGCTCGCTGTGTATCAGCGTGAGCTTAGCCGACGTGATGCATTTGGCAGACGTACAACAGGCGCTTCAACAACACCGGTCATATAAGACAAAGCAATCAAAAATATGTATGCTTGCTACCTTGGCACACCAAGCAGAGTTGGGATATGTCTCTGAGTATATTGCGTATCTGTGGATCAATGATGAGATGAAGGATATTTCTCCCGAAGAGTTGCAAAGTGAGGGCAATCAAGCTGATCTTCTCACAATACACGCGCTCCTTGACCGTTATCATGCGAAGTAA